The Streptomyces sp. ICC1 DNA window CGCGTCCGGTGGCCGGGGCCGACTGGGCGAAGAGCGCGGAGTGGCCCGCGCGCAACGGGGCCAAGGGCTGGTCCGCGGAGCGGACGGTCGGGGACCTGACCTCCCCCGAGGGCGTGTTCGCGCTCACCGACGCGGGCGGGCTGCTGGCGAAGCCGGAGGGCACGAAGTTCCCGTACGACCGCAGTCGTTCCTTCGTCGCCTCGGGGCGCGGGGTGGAGGGCGAGTCCCTCGCGGGCTCCTTCGACTACGTGGTCGCGATCGACTACAACCGCAAGCCGGGCACCTCGCCGCTCGACCCGACGAAGCCGGAGGGCGAGGCCAAGGGCGGCAACATCTGGCTCCACGTGGACCACGACGGGCCCTCGCAGGGCTGCGTGGGCATCCCGAAGGACGCGATGAAGAAGATCCTGGAGACCCTCGACCCGGCGGCGAAGCCGGTCATCGTGATGGGCCCGCCGGACTTCTGAGCACGGGCTCGCCGCTGCCACCGCTGCCACCACTGTCACTGCCACCCCTGCTGCCGCCGATCCCGCTGCCGACGGCCGGCCCGCCGTCCGCGAGCCCGCCGGCCGCCGCCCCGCGGCCCGCCGGGTCCCAGGCCAGCAGGGCGACGTACGCGAGGTCGAAGACGGCGCACAGCACCCCCAGGCCGAGGATGAACGGCGCGTCCTCGAGCACCCCGAAGAGGAAGGTCGGCGCGAGCGTGCCGACCCACTTGGCCACGGCGATGACGAGCGACTGCCCGTGCCGGCCGCGCCGGCTCGCGTAGAGGGCGATGAACAGCCCGGACATCAGCAGGTTCTGCAGGAACGCCGCGTAGCGGCTCGCCCCGTGCGAGCCGAAGTGGGCGAGGAAGAGCCACTGCACGGCGAAGGCGCTCGCGAAGAGGAGCACGCTCCACACGGCGAACAGCGGCCGGGTCACGAAGCGGGGCAACTCGGCCCGCCCGTAGCGCAGATACGTGTACACGATGACGATGTCGGCCACGGCCCACACCACGTTGACGACGCCCTGGGCCGAGAGGCCGGTGCGCAGGTCGTTGACGGCGTACGTCGATTCCCAGGCGAAGTTGAGCGCGAGCGCGGCGACGGGCATCGCGTAGGTCCGCTCCCGCAACCCCACCCGGATCGATTCCACGTACACGACGGTCCACGCCACCCCGCTGACCAGGGTCAGAAATAGATCCACGCGCGGCACCCTAACGGGCGCCCCCGCAGGGTGACACCCCTGCGGGCCGCCGTCAGGGCCCCCCGCCCCGTCAGATCCTGACGACGCGGATCCGTTTTCCGCACAGAGCGGTCAGGTCGTCGGGATCCGACGTCAACAGGGTGACGGGTTCGGGCTGGTCGAGGGCGGTCGCTGCCACGATGGCGTCCAGGGCGTACTTGTGTCCGTGCAGCCCGGCGGCGGCGGCGAGCAGCTTGCTCGCGTGCCGGACGATGGCCTCGCTCGGCGGGACGATGTTCACGCGGGAGACCGCATAGTCGAAGCGGGCCTGGTGCACCCGGGGGTCACGAGCCTCGACGAGGGTGACTGCGCTGATGACCACCCGGATGTCCTCCGCTTCTGCGGCCGTGAGCCAGTCCAGCAAGCCGGGGTCTTGGCGGACGAGCCGGGAGAGGCCTTCGCAGTCCAGGACCAGGGTCCCGGTCACGCGGCATCCGACGAGGCCGCTGCCCCGCCGCGCAAGATCGCTCGCTTCTCGTCGACCGCCGCTTGGTCGGCCGGCCCGTTCACGGCCTCGGAGTCCTCGATGAGTTCTCGGAGCCTGTCACGCTCCAGCTGTCGCTGAACGAGCGCCTCGATGTACGCGGACATGCCGCGCTTGCCGGTGCGGGCCTTGAGCGCGGCGATCGTCCCCTCGTGAAGCGAGACGGACACGGGCCGGGTCGGGCCCTCGCCGGGTGTGGGCTGGTCAGTCATGAGGCCATCATAACAAAACTCATGTTATTCGGCACGGGGGGCCGCGTC harbors:
- a CDS encoding PIN domain-containing protein produces the protein MTGTLVLDCEGLSRLVRQDPGLLDWLTAAEAEDIRVVISAVTLVEARDPRVHQARFDYAVSRVNIVPPSEAIVRHASKLLAAAAGLHGHKYALDAIVAATALDQPEPVTLLTSDPDDLTALCGKRIRVVRI